Genomic segment of Steroidobacter denitrificans:
GACCGTTGATGAGATAATCCTCGCCGTCGCGGCTGGCCGAGGTTCTGAGAGCGGCAAGATCAGAGCCTGCATCCGGCTCGGAGAATCCCTGGCAGAACTGTATCTCGCCGCGGGACATCCCCCCAAGAAAATGGGTCTTCTGCTCAGGTGTGCCATAACGCATGATCGCCGGACCGATCCAGTTGACGTTCATATATTGTTGACCGCGTGGGTCGCCGTACGCGGACAGCACTTCACTCAGTGCGAATAACTCCCAGGCTCCAGCGTTCCTGCCACCATGCTCCGTCGGCCAATGGGGAGTCAGATAGCCGTGTTTGGCAAGTTTGGCGCAGAACTCTCGGCAAAATTCGTGGTGCGGCGTCCCTGCTGCCGCCGTGAGCGTATTCACCCCGATGTCCCACCAGGGAGGCAGCTCCCTATCGAGGAAGACGGAAATCTCATTGCGAAAAGCCAGTGCCTCTTCAGGCCAACCGAACTCCATGGACATTTTCCTCCAGGCTCGCACCCGCACCGCATTTCGCTGACTGCCGCGGACTTCGCAACTCAGCTGCCATTGGAACCCTTCCACCGGATCACACGCGGCACGACGGGCTCCTGGAACAGCGCTTCGACCGCGGCGGCGCGCCGGCGCAATACAGCAAGCGGACTGACCGACTGCTTGGCTGTCAATTCTCCGCTATCGATCGTGGGCGGCTCCGGCTCCAACATCAGCCGCACGATACGGCCGGCACTGCCCTGATCCGCGTTCAATGCTCCAAGACGCTGCTCGAAAGTCCCGCGCACAGCTACGCTGGCTACGATGCGGTCCGGGTCAGCTCCATCCGGCAGGGACGGATCGAGTGTGCGGCAGACATCCAGGTTCGGAAACACGAGCGCGCCAACCTCGCTTTGCCCCTCGCCGACGATGACGACATCGCGAGCCAATGCCGCAAAGGCCGCGAGCGCTTTCAGGCGCAGGGTTTCGGTATTGACCCAGGTGCCGGTGATGAGTTTGAAATTCTCCGCCAACCGACCTTCGAGGCGCAGCCGTAAATCGCCACCGGGCAGATCGACGAAGCTCGCGGCGTCTCCCAGTCGAAAAAAACCCTCTTCGTCGAAGGCACGCTCGTTGAGTTCCGGCTGCCGCCAGTATCCCGGCGTCACGCTCGGCCCCTTGAAGCGCAGCTCCAGCTTGTCATCGACCGGCGCAAGCTTCACCTCCATGCCAGGCACGGGCACGCCCATGATCGGCTCGCAGCCAGGATCGCGCATGGTGACCAGCGCACACGGTCCGCACTCGGTCGACCCGCCGATGGAGATATACGACACCTCGCCGCCAGCCTGATGTGTGACTTCGTCGAAGCCGCGGCGCACGTGAGGAGGACAAAGTGCGCCGCCGTAGTTCATCACCCTCAGCCGGCTGAAGAAATTCTTCCGCAGCGGTTCGTCGCTCGACAGATGGGGCAACAGCGCCGCCATCCCGCCCGGCGTGCTGCCATAGAATGTCGGTGCAATCTCGCGCAGCGCCTGAAGCGTTCCGTCGATTCGACCGGGCACCGGCTGGCCCGGATCGATGTAGAAGGAGCCACCGCCCGTCAATGCAATACCCACGCAGAATGTGCCGCCGAAGGTGTGATGCCAGGGCAGCCAGTCCACCAGCACGGGCGGTTGGGCATAGATCGCGGGAAGTGTCTGAATGAGCTGCTGCCGGTTGCAGCAGATCATCTCGTGCGTGAAGATCACGCCCTTGGGCCTCCCGGTCGTGCCCGAGGTGAAAAGCACCTTGACCGGCTGATTCGGGCTGATGGCTTCATAGGCGCGCTCGACAGCCGCTGTCGGCTCCGTGCGCAACAGCGCGTCCAGGGGTGTTGCATCGTCACCGTCGCATTGTCCAGTTACCCACTCAACCTGGGGAAATGCTGCCTTGACTGCGCGACGATAGGCGACGCTGCTGGACGCATACACCAGGCCTGGCCGGCACAGTGCCGCGAGCCACTTCAGCTGATCATGATCCTTCGCCTGTAGTGAATAGGCGGGCGCGACCGGGATATAGGGCACTCCGACATGTGAGCAAGCGAGCGCAAGCAGCTGATTCTCGATCTGGTTCTCCGAAAGGATCATCACCGGACGTTCGACCGACAATCTCCGATCAAGCAATGCTTGACCGAGCGAGCGCACGGCCGCCAGCGTCATGCCGTAGGTCCACTCCTCCCAGGCATGCTCACGGATCACTTCCCGCGGCCGCTGCGCGATGAATACGCGGTCCGGTACCTCGCGCGCCCAGCGCAGGAGCAGTTCGGTACAGCGATGCGGATAGGCTTCCAGTGGAATGTTGCGGCGTATTAGAAAGGATCCGTCGGCACGGCTTTCGACCTTGCAGCTCTCATCGACCGGCAGCAGTCGATCATGGAGCCGCGGCTTCGCTTCGCCGTGCGTGTTCATTGGGGCAAGCCCAGCACCGCCTTGGCGACGATATTGCGCTGGATATCGTTGGTGCCTGCATAAATCGCCGCGGGGCGCGCCAGGAAATATTGTTTCGCGACATGAATCGAAGTACCGTCGGCCAACGGCTCCTGTTCATCGAGGACGGCACTCTCGCCGCCGATATCGAGCATCATGTCTGCGATCCGCTGGAAGGTCTCGCTGATCCAGATCTTGAGGATGGAAACCTCGGGTCCGACCTCTCCGCCGCCTTCCAGCACGTTGACCACGCGCACGAAGGCCGCACCCAGATCGAGGACATCGAGCCGCAGTTTCTCGAAGCGGGTACGTGCCACCGGTTCATTCCACAGGCCGCGCGAGCGCAGAAGCCTGCCCAGGAGCTCGAGCGGATATCGGGCAAGCTTGGGGTGGCCGATCATGATCCGCTCCGTGCCGAGAACCGACTTTGCCATCGGCCAGGCACGATTCATTTCGCCGACCAGGTTCTCCTTGGGCACGCGCACATTGTCGAAGAACATCTCGCAGAAGCTGGTCTCGCCGCAGAGATTGACGATCGGCCGCACGGTGATGCCGGGCGTCTGCAGATCCACGAGAAGAATGCTCAGACCTTCATGCTTTTTTGCATGCGGATCGGTCCGGACCAATATGAAAGTTCCCTCGTAGTGATCGGCGTCGCTGGTCCAGATCTTTTGCCCGTTGACCACGAATTCGTTGCCCTCGAGCACCGCAGTAGTCCGCGCTGCGGCCACGTCCGACCCGGCGCCGGGCTCCGAATAGCCCTGAGCCCACAGCATCTCGCCGGAGAGGATCTTGGGCAGATACTTCTTGCGCTGACTATCCGTGCCGTAGCGGATCAGCAGCGGTCCGAGCATGTTCAGCGCCGCATTCGGTGTCAGAAAAATCCCGTAGCGATCAAACTCTTCCTGCAGCCTTACTTGATCGTGGGCCGAAAGCCCCATGCCACCGTATTCGGTCGGCCAGTTGGGCGCTCCCCAGCCCTTCTGATAGAGCTTGCGTAGCCACGGCCTCGCTTTCACCAGGTTGATGCGATAGGGTGGAAAGCGCCACTCGGGCGGAAAGTGAGACTCGGCAAAGGCACGAGCCTCCTGCTGTAATGGTGTCCGCACCTCGTCGGCATCCGCCTCTTGTGCGTTCGGATCGGCATCCACCAGTCTGCCGTAACGCCGGCGATGTACGGTGGCGTTCCCGAGCCACGCCGCCAACACCATGGCGCGCTTGAGAAACAAGCCGACGTTGCATTCATCGGTGTAGCCCATTCCACCGTAGATATGCACTGCACCCTTCGCTACCTGCAGCGCGGCGTCCGAGGCGCGTGCCTTGAGCTGGCTTGCCGCAAGCGCGCGCCGCCGGGGATCGGTGGAAGCATCGAATACCGCCGTGGTCTGGTGCAGTACGGCACGGGATACTTCGACCTGCATATACAGATCGACGGCGCGGTGCTGCAGCGCCTGAAAGCTGCCGATGGGCCGGTCGAACTGGCGCCGAACCTTCATGTATTCGACCGTCATGTCGAAGACACCGGACATCAGCCCGACGAGTTCCGCGCCGGCAGCGAGGCGAGCCTCGTCCAGCGCTAATTCCAGCGACTCCAGGGCCTGCGGACCGTTCGCGATAAGCGCCTCGGTTCCGAGCGGAACATCCTGTAACGCAACATCGCTCCACGTACCACCATCGACTCGTAAGTGCGGCGTGACGGTCACTCCCGCAGCCTCGCGGTCCACCAGATACAGTCCACAGCCATCGATGCCGCGTGCGGAGACAAGGAAGGCATCAGCCGATTCCGCGATCGGCACGAAACGCTTGCGGCCATGAAGAACATAGCCGCCGTTGCGCGCCTCGACGCGCGTCGCGATCGGCTCGACGGAATGCGGCTCGGCGCCCAGCTCCTGCCAAGCCAGCGTCGGCAGCCAGGTGCCCGCGGCCAGACGCTGCAGCCATTGCTTATTCGCATCATTGAGGCTGTGCGCCAAAACGCCGGCGGCCAGCACGCCGACCGCGACCAGCGGCTCCGGTGCAAGCGATCGTCCGTACTGTTCCAGGATGAGTGCGAGCTGACGGAAGTTGAGTTGGCTGCCGCCGCAAGTCGACGCTATCCGGCAGCCGACCCAGCCCATCGAGGCCATTTCGTTCCAGGCCTGCCGATCGAAGCTCGGCGTGGCACCCCGCAGGCCGCGCACTCGTTTGTATTCAGGATCACGCGCGCAATACGCGGCGGCGGCCTCTTCGATCATGCGATCATCATCGCTCATGCGGTCATCTTCTTCGCTCATGGCATCGCTCCGCATTCGAACAACGTGATTCGCACGGCCGGAGCCGAATGGCCGGCGTAGGATCCCGCAACATCGATATCAGTATCTGCATCTGCCTCTAACCCCTATGTCGCATCCGGATGCAGTTCCGTTCGGATTTCGAATCATTCACGCCATGCGTACATCTTCATGAACAACATACTACATCATGAACGGCTATGGAATGACGCGTCAAGGCGGGCTACCCGCTGTACACCTGTCGTATCGATGCCGGCGGTACCGCGGGCCAGGATCCGGGAATAGTCCAGGATCGACTATGTCTTGGACTCCTGTTGCATACCTCGTGCTGCCTTGAGGCGCAGTATCTCGGAGCGATCGGCAGCAAACCCTTCGGCAATCATGGCATCGACCTCCGCCGTGCTGTAGCCGGCCTCGGTCAACACCTCGCGTGTATGCTCGCCTTGCATGGGCGGGTGTCTCTTCACCAAGGCTGGGGTGCCCGAGAAGTGAATCGGAACGCCCGTGACCTCGACATGACCGAGCTCCGGATGCGGCAGGGAAACGATCATATTGTTATGCAGTATCTGCGGATCCTTGACTATATCGTCCAAATCGTTGACCGGCGCCGTCAAGACATCGGCGGCGACCAGCCTATCGATCAATTCGTCACGGTCGATCTGACGGGTGCGCTCGCTCATGAGCCGGTCCAACTCGTCATGGTTGGCGCGTCGCAGCGCAACATCGAGAAAACGTGGATCTTTGTCCCAATCGGCCTCCAGCGCCCTGCAGATCTTGGGAAAGAACTTCTGGCTCGGCGAGGTGATGATCACCTCCTTGCCATCGCGTGTCGGGTATATTCCGGACGGTGCGAAGACATTGCTGCGGTTGCCGGTGCGAGGCATCCGCTCGCCGGTGCCGAGGAACGAGCCGACGAAACCCGCCTGGGCATGCATCATGGCGTCGAGCAGCGATACGTTGACGCATTGACCCTGACCGGTGGTATTGCGCACATGCAGGGCCGCAAGTGCCGCGTTGGCCGCCAGGAGCGAAGTCATTACGTCCACGACGGTAACGCCCATTCGCACCGGCCCCCCCGAAGGCTCGCCGTTGAAGCGAATGGCGCCGGCGTAACCCTGCGCCAGGAAATCCACGCCGGGCCGCCCGGCATACGGACCATCCGCGCCGAACGCGGTGACGCCGACCCAGATGATGTCGGGTTTGTGCGCTCTGACCTGCTCGTAATTGATACCAAAGCGGGTCAACCCCGGCTCGCGTACATTTGTGATGAGAATGTCGGCCGTCGCAGCCAGGCGACCGAAAACCTCCTGCGCCTGCGGTCTGCGTAGATCCAGCACGATACCTCGCTTGCTGCGATTGACGGAGAGGTACGGACCGGACTCGCCGCCTCGCTGCATACCGAAATGACGGCCTTCGTCACCATGATGAGACTCGATCTTGATGACTTCGGCACCCATGTCGCCCAGCAGCGTGGCAGCGTAAGGCCCCGCCAGCATGACGCCTACATCGAGCACCCGCAGGCCGGCGAGTGGGCTGGTGGAATTCTCTTGCATCATCGCTCCTCTTGCTCCGCATCTGCGGGCATAACGGCATATTCACCGTCACACATAATTCTGAACGGCATTCGTAAAACTATGTGCAAGCACCGGACAATGTCAAGAAGACAGGGCGCCACACATAGGTAGGTACCGGACGAACAACATGACGCGCCGCACACAAGTGCAGGAAATACCGCGTCACAAAAGCCGATAACAAGCCGGCTGCGCTCCATATGCGATATCCGCCGCTGCGAACAGCCGCGACGCGGCGGCGTCGTTCGACCGGCCGATGTCTTGACAATTCATCCGCTCGGCGTAAAGTGAACGTCGTTCAATTATAAGTTTTTAGCATCATGTGCCTGCGATTGAGCCCAAGGATTGGCCTGGAACGCGGAAACGGCACCGCCGGAGCGGCTGCGGCCGATTGCAATGGCGCGTCCGAGTCCTCTGTGGTTTGCCATGAGCATGCGCGGCGAATGTGCACCCGGTGAATAGCGCCCGGGCCTTTACCGTGGCCGCGAGAGCGGATCTGCGCGGCGCGAGGAACTACACGTCGAGAGTCAAGAGGACCAACTCATGGATTTTGATCTGAGTCCACAGGAACAGAAGTATCAGGAACAGGTCAGGGAGTTCATCCGGGCCAACATCACGCCCGAGGTACGCTGGAGCCTTAGCTACGCAGGGTTGGTCGATACTCCTGAGCGAAATGCCTTCATCGACAAACTGGTCGAGAAAGGTTGGCTGAAATTCGGCTTTCCCAGCGAATACGGGGGTGACGGCATTGCCAATCCGATGGCGAAATTCATCCTCAACATGGAACTGATGCTGGCCAACTGCCCAATCGTCGGTAAAAGCCTCGGGCAGATCTGCGGCGCCCTGATGCTCTACGGGAGCGAAGAACTCAAGCGCGAATTCATCGGGCGTACGCTGTGCAACGAAATCCAGTGGGCGCTGGCCTACAGCGAGCCAGGTGCCGGTTCCGATCTGGCGAATCTGCGTTGCAGCGCAGTGGCGGATGGCGAGGATTTCATCATCAATGGTGAAAAGCGCTGGATCACTTCAGCTCACTTCGCCGACTATTTCTGGCTGGCGGTACGCACCGATTCCAGCGGCCGCAAGCAGGAGGGAATCAGTCTGTTCATCGTAGATACGGACTCTCCCGGTGTCACCATCGAGCCCATTCGCATGGTGTTCAAGGGGCATCGCACCAATACCGTACGCTTCGATAACGTACGGGTGCCGCGCGCGCGCCTGGTGGGTGAATTGAATCAGGGTTGGAAGGAAATCGCGAATGCGCTCAACCTGGAACGATTCCTGATGGCTGCTTCCTTTCCGGCGGTGGGCCGCTATCGGATGCTGACAGAGTGGGCACGCACCGCAAAGGTCGACGGTAAAAGTCTTCTCGATGATCCTGTCGCACGGCACAAGCTAGCCAGAGTAGACGTTCTGATCGAAATGGCGCGACTCCTCGAAATTCGCTGCATCGCCCGTTATACGGCAAATCCCGCTGCAATACCGGGTGCGGAAGCCATGATGAATAAAGCCATGGCGGCCATCGCCTATGCCGAACTGATCGATACGACGCTGGATTTGATGGGCCCGGACGGCTATGTGCTGGATGAAGACGCACCCATGAGCGGCGAAATACCGTCCTGCTATCTGGAGAGCGGCCACATGAAAGTCGCCGCGGCAGGACTGGACGTGGCCAGAAATATGATTGCAAAGCAGCATCTACGCCTGCCGAGCAGCTAAGGGAGCAGCATGAATATCGATCTGACGCCTGAACAGGAGGAACTCAAGTCGGCGGTACGCCGGTTCCTGGAGAGGGAGTGTTCGCTCCAGGTCGTGGCAG
This window contains:
- a CDS encoding AMP-binding protein, with amino-acid sequence MNTHGEAKPRLHDRLLPVDESCKVESRADGSFLIRRNIPLEAYPHRCTELLLRWAREVPDRVFIAQRPREVIREHAWEEWTYGMTLAAVRSLGQALLDRRLSVERPVMILSENQIENQLLALACSHVGVPYIPVAPAYSLQAKDHDQLKWLAALCRPGLVYASSSVAYRRAVKAAFPQVEWVTGQCDGDDATPLDALLRTEPTAAVERAYEAISPNQPVKVLFTSGTTGRPKGVIFTHEMICCNRQQLIQTLPAIYAQPPVLVDWLPWHHTFGGTFCVGIALTGGGSFYIDPGQPVPGRIDGTLQALREIAPTFYGSTPGGMAALLPHLSSDEPLRKNFFSRLRVMNYGGALCPPHVRRGFDEVTHQAGGEVSYISIGGSTECGPCALVTMRDPGCEPIMGVPVPGMEVKLAPVDDKLELRFKGPSVTPGYWRQPELNERAFDEEGFFRLGDAASFVDLPGGDLRLRLEGRLAENFKLITGTWVNTETLRLKALAAFAALARDVVIVGEGQSEVGALVFPNLDVCRTLDPSLPDGADPDRIVASVAVRGTFEQRLGALNADQGSAGRIVRLMLEPEPPTIDSGELTAKQSVSPLAVLRRRAAAVEALFQEPVVPRVIRWKGSNGS
- a CDS encoding acyl-CoA dehydrogenase, with translation MSEEDDRMSDDDRMIEEAAAAYCARDPEYKRVRGLRGATPSFDRQAWNEMASMGWVGCRIASTCGGSQLNFRQLALILEQYGRSLAPEPLVAVGVLAAGVLAHSLNDANKQWLQRLAAGTWLPTLAWQELGAEPHSVEPIATRVEARNGGYVLHGRKRFVPIAESADAFLVSARGIDGCGLYLVDREAAGVTVTPHLRVDGGTWSDVALQDVPLGTEALIANGPQALESLELALDEARLAAGAELVGLMSGVFDMTVEYMKVRRQFDRPIGSFQALQHRAVDLYMQVEVSRAVLHQTTAVFDASTDPRRRALAASQLKARASDAALQVAKGAVHIYGGMGYTDECNVGLFLKRAMVLAAWLGNATVHRRRYGRLVDADPNAQEADADEVRTPLQQEARAFAESHFPPEWRFPPYRINLVKARPWLRKLYQKGWGAPNWPTEYGGMGLSAHDQVRLQEEFDRYGIFLTPNAALNMLGPLLIRYGTDSQRKKYLPKILSGEMLWAQGYSEPGAGSDVAAARTTAVLEGNEFVVNGQKIWTSDADHYEGTFILVRTDPHAKKHEGLSILLVDLQTPGITVRPIVNLCGETSFCEMFFDNVRVPKENLVGEMNRAWPMAKSVLGTERIMIGHPKLARYPLELLGRLLRSRGLWNEPVARTRFEKLRLDVLDLGAAFVRVVNVLEGGGEVGPEVSILKIWISETFQRIADMMLDIGGESAVLDEQEPLADGTSIHVAKQYFLARPAAIYAGTNDIQRNIVAKAVLGLPQ
- a CDS encoding CaiB/BaiF CoA transferase family protein; protein product: MMQENSTSPLAGLRVLDVGVMLAGPYAATLLGDMGAEVIKIESHHGDEGRHFGMQRGGESGPYLSVNRSKRGIVLDLRRPQAQEVFGRLAATADILITNVREPGLTRFGINYEQVRAHKPDIIWVGVTAFGADGPYAGRPGVDFLAQGYAGAIRFNGEPSGGPVRMGVTVVDVMTSLLAANAALAALHVRNTTGQGQCVNVSLLDAMMHAQAGFVGSFLGTGERMPRTGNRSNVFAPSGIYPTRDGKEVIITSPSQKFFPKICRALEADWDKDPRFLDVALRRANHDELDRLMSERTRQIDRDELIDRLVAADVLTAPVNDLDDIVKDPQILHNNMIVSLPHPELGHVEVTGVPIHFSGTPALVKRHPPMQGEHTREVLTEAGYSTAEVDAMIAEGFAADRSEILRLKAARGMQQESKT
- a CDS encoding acyl-CoA dehydrogenase family protein, which gives rise to MDFDLSPQEQKYQEQVREFIRANITPEVRWSLSYAGLVDTPERNAFIDKLVEKGWLKFGFPSEYGGDGIANPMAKFILNMELMLANCPIVGKSLGQICGALMLYGSEELKREFIGRTLCNEIQWALAYSEPGAGSDLANLRCSAVADGEDFIINGEKRWITSAHFADYFWLAVRTDSSGRKQEGISLFIVDTDSPGVTIEPIRMVFKGHRTNTVRFDNVRVPRARLVGELNQGWKEIANALNLERFLMAASFPAVGRYRMLTEWARTAKVDGKSLLDDPVARHKLARVDVLIEMARLLEIRCIARYTANPAAIPGAEAMMNKAMAAIAYAELIDTTLDLMGPDGYVLDEDAPMSGEIPSCYLESGHMKVAAAGLDVARNMIAKQHLRLPSS